The DNA sequence AGAGTTAAATGCATGTACTTATACTGTTTAATACATATGTcttttaaaatacttttttttctcctcCACCACCTACAGGATCGTCAGCCTACTGACTAAGCCATGACCCAAACCAGCATGTCCCGTGAGGAGGCCTACTCTGCCCTGATGAGGGGGGTAAAGGAGCTGGACCTCAACGGGCCAAACATACCCAGCAACTTAGTACTGATTGGCGACCAAGCCTTCCCACTGGCCATGAACGCTTGTGGCCAGGTCCTGATGGCTGCCTCATTCTACGGCCGAGGCCGGGTGGTGGTGCTGGGCCACGAGGGCTACCTCACCGCCTTTCCTACCCTAGTGGAGAATGCCCTAACCTGGCTGAcaggctcctcctgtgacagCACTACCGTCGGCGTCCACCAGAGCTGTAAGGCCGTAGCCGACAACCTCAGCCACTCCAGCCTCCAACCCAAGGTGGGGGGCTTCTGCGAGGGCCTGGGAGTGTATGTGACAGATGCGTACTGCGTGGGCCCAGAGGTGAAGGAGCTGGTGGGGTTCCTGAAGGTGGGGGGTGGGCTGCTGATTGCTGGTCAGGCGTGGAGCTGGGCGGAGGAACACCCCAAACAGAACACCCTGCTGGGTTTCCCTGGGAACAAGGTGTCCAGTGTGGCTGGCATCTACTTCTCGGAGCACCTTGAGGAGCTGGGTACTCTCCCTGTGCCTCCACAGATCCCTTCCAACTGGCTGGCTGTGGCGTAAGTATTGGGCACTTCATAGAGAGAAGAGAAGGTGGCATATTAATATAGAGATACTGTAGTAAAACGGAAATGTGTACATGGTGGTATTTTGTGCCTCATCACCTCCTAGAACCAGGTGTGAAGAAAACAAAGAAGGGTTTTTATTTAACTCCAGAAATcaccttgttaaataaatgtttaaaaaaatggttTATTTGAGCTATTTTTATGTGTCTTAAGTTCTCTTGTCAAATCATACCTCCCCTTTCACTCTCTTCTTTCCCTAGGATAGGCAAGGACTTCAAGGATGACCTGGAGTTCCTGCTGGAGGGCGTGACTGAGTTTGATATCCAGGGCAAGTCTATTTTCTCAGAGGTGCTGGTACACGGCCCTCTCGCATTCCCCATCGGCACCACAAAGGACGGCAGGGCCTTTCTGGCCGGGGCATACTACGGCCAGGGCCGAGTCATCGTGATCACCCACGAGGGATACTTGGGCCGAGAGAAGATGTACCCCTTCATGCTCAATGCCGTGCGCTGGTTAGACGAGGGCCGTAACGGCTTGGTAGGTGTCCTGCCCCAGCTCGACTCCGCCCACACCCTGCTGAGCAAGTCGGGCCTGCCCTGTGAGAAGAGCGGCTTCAGGAAGGAGCTTAGCGTCTACGTCTGCACCTCCTACAGCGACGCCCAGGCCGATGAAATCCAGGACTTTGTAGCCGAGGGTGGGGGTCTGTTGATCGGGGGCCATGCATGGTACTGGGCCCAGACAAATCCGGGCCACAACACCATGACAGAGTACGCAGGCAACCACATCCTCAACAAGATGGGCCTCAGCCTGTTGGGGAACACTCTGGATGCAGGCTGCTACAAGGCCCCAGTCCCGGGTCAGACCTGCTCCGAGGGCTTCCACTTCCGCCACCTGCTGCGCCGCTTTGCCGGACACGTGATCCAGGGCGAGACGCTGACGGAGCATGAGGAGGCGGGTTTGAAGAAGCTTGGCAGCGACTGCACCAATTACCTGCACATGCGGGCGCACGACTGTGCCTCGTACACCTCGGTGCTTGCCATGCTCACCGACGTG is a window from the Oncorhynchus mykiss isolate Arlee chromosome 24, USDA_OmykA_1.1, whole genome shotgun sequence genome containing:
- the LOC110503685 gene encoding TRPM8 channel-associated factor homolog isoform X1, with product MTQTSMSREEAYSALMRGVKELDLNGPNIPSNLVLIGDQAFPLAMNACGQVLMAASFYGRGRVVVLGHEGYLTAFPTLVENALTWLTGSSCDSTTVGVHQSCKAVADNLSHSSLQPKVGGFCEGLGVYVTDAYCVGPEVKELVGFLKVGGGLLIAGQAWSWAEEHPKQNTLLGFPGNKVSSVAGIYFSEHLEELGTLPVPPQIPSNWLAVAIGKDFKDDLEFLLEGVTEFDIQGKSIFSEVLVHGPLAFPIGTTKDGRAFLAGAYYGQGRVIVITHEGYLGREKMYPFMLNAVRWLDEGRNGLVGVLPQLDSAHTLLSKSGLPCEKSGFRKELSVYVCTSYSDAQADEIQDFVAEGGGLLIGGHAWYWAQTNPGHNTMTEYAGNHILNKMGLSLLGNTLDAGCYKAPVPGQTCSEGFHFRHLLRRFAGHVIQGETLTEHEEAGLKKLGSDCTNYLHMRAHDCASYTSVLAMLTDVLKETGIPQVCHSCPVISAKDHLLLSVGTQVYKVCQDPDALLPYLIKDQPMMPALSNARVRINCNTAGGEEWLSTGLFLSPGMRTYMAMPPQLVNQGWKVQIGCQTDNIGNSNELRRAPVVHERFPIDSEKMQVWNLWGGLLYLIAPPKTQVEGVEVIIQGAVPAPYYKTGVTTLADWAVLRTAPSPWAEMEFENIILTVHSDVVRGLDRPDLVAALWDDIMRGVADLASIPAKFPRKERFVADVQISYGFMHAGYPIMIHSCSAPDLMNPVEARSSGLWGAIHELGHNQQRGAWEFPSHTTECTCNLWSVYVHEEVLGVKRDQAHPNITLANRQSRAEGYAKGGRNLASWDMWVALETYMQLQEQFGWDAFKKVFAAYHTMQNVPNDNKGKMNLYAETFSLAVNRNLAPFFKAWGWPIEPATEEKLSNMPVWSDHPMAQYD
- the LOC110503685 gene encoding TRPM8 channel-associated factor homolog isoform X2; the encoded protein is MTQTSMSREEAYSALMRGVKELDLNGPNIPSNLVLIGDQAFPLAMNACGQVLMAASFYGRGRVVVLGHEGYLTAFPTLVENALTWLTGSSCDSTTVGVHQSCKAVADNLSHSSLQPKVGGFCEGLGVYVTDAYCVGPEVKELVGFLKVGGGLLIAGQAWSWAEEHPKQNTLLGFPGNKVSSVAGIYFSEHLEELGTLPVPPQIPSNWLAVAIGKDFKDDLEFLLEGVTEFDIQGKSIFSEVLVHGPLAFPIGTTKDGRAFLAGAYYGQGRVIVITHEGYLGREKMYPFMLNAVRWLDEGRNGLVGVLPQLDSAHTLLSKSGLPCEKSGFRKELSVYVCTSYSDAQADEIQDFVAEGGGLLIGGHAWYWAQTNPGHNTMTEYAGNHILNKMGLSLLGNTLDAGCYKAPVPGQTCSEGFHFRHLLRRFAGHVIQGETLTEHEEAGLKKLGSDCTNYLHMRAHDCASYTSVLAMLTDVLKETGIPQVCHSCPVISAKDHLLLSVGTQVYKVCQDPDALLPYLIKDQPMMPALSNARVRINCNTAGGEEWLSTGLFLSPGMRTYMAMPPQLVNQGWKVQIGCQTDNIGNSNELRRAPVVHERFPIDSEKMQVWNLWGGLLYLIAPPKTQVEGVEVIIQGAVPAPYYKTGVTTLADWAVLRTAPSPWAEMEFENIILTVHSDVVRGLDRPDLVAALWDDIMRGVADLASIPAKFPRKERFVADVQISYAPGTVWLGRLQEGVCCLPHHAERAQ